The following are encoded in a window of Gossypium raimondii isolate GPD5lz chromosome 13, ASM2569854v1, whole genome shotgun sequence genomic DNA:
- the LOC105783371 gene encoding ricin B-like lectin R40G3, whose translation MEFPFGHNHSHTHHHRNDDEENQERPPPPHLHHHEFTPPYPPPPSYQQPPGFDGPYPPPPPSSYLHQPGFDGPPPPSYFQQPGFPPPPPHQPPSYQYQQPPHVTHVHHQPEHSPSNYSPPPASVSHVAHESSQGRVDDHPSFRPHLPPELYKKPTVKVYCKADPNFHLTIRDGKVILAPSDPSDEFQHWYKDEKFSTSVKDEVGFPSFSLVNKATGQAIKHSIGASHPVQLVPYKPDHIDESVLWSESKEVRDGYRAIRMINNIRLNVDAFHGDKKSGGIQNGTTIVLWQWNKGDNQIWKIVPY comes from the exons ATGGAGTTCCCATTCGGTCACAATCACTCTCACACTCATCACCACagaaatgatgatgaagaaaacCAAGAAAGACCCCCACCACCACATCTTCACCACCATGAATTTACTCCGCCGTACCCTCCACCACCAAGCTACCAGCAGCCACCTGGATTTGATGGACCCTATCCTCCGCCACCTCCATCATCATACTTGCACCAACCTGGCTTTGATGGTCCACCCCCACCATCTTACTTTCAGCAACCTGGATTTCCACCACCCCCACCACACCAACCACCGTCATATCAGTACCAACAGCCACCCCATGTGACTCATGTCCACCACCAGCCTGAACACAGTCCATCGAACTACTCTCCACCACCAGCATCTGTTTCACATGTTGCCCATGAAAGTAGCCAAGGAAGGGTTGATGACCATCCTTCTTTTAGACCCCATTTGCCACCTGAATTATACAAGAAACCTACTGTGAAAGTCTATTGCAAAGCTGATCCAAATTTTCATCTCACCATCAGAGACGGTAAAGTTATTCTTGCTCCATCTGATCCCTCTGATGAATTCCAG CACTGGTACAAAGATGAGAAGTTCAGCACAAGTGTGAAAGATGAAGTGGGTTTCCCAAGCTTTTCTCTGGTTAATAAAGCCACTGGTCAAGCCATTAAACATTCCATTGGAGCTTCTCATCCT GTCCAACTGGTACCTTACAAACCAGATCATATTGATGAGTCAGTGCTATGGAGCGAGAGCAAGGAAGTTCGTGATGGGTACAGAGCTATAAGAATGATTAATAACATTCGCCTGAATGTTGATGCTTTCCACGGCGATAAGAAATCCGGTGGCATCCAAAATGGTACTACTATTGTGCTGTGGCAATGGAACAAGGGAGATAACCAGATATGGAAGATTGTACCATATT GA